The Caldivirga sp. DNA window ATGGTAATTGGGATGGAGGCAACTCAGTGTTCACCGAGGTCTACGCTGTTGGGAACCCACTATACACTGAGGGTGTTATTCACCTTGAGGCTGTGGAAAATGCCCTGGGATTCATGGTCTTCATAAGGCCTCAGGTCAACATGCTTAATGCTGAGGGTAAGGGTATTGGTATTTTACTTGAGAATAAGACAAGTAGAAGCGATGGGTTATCTAAAGTATCAATGTACGGTATTGATGTTGAGGGACCAGTGGAGGAGGCTCTTAGGCTTGTGGGTGTTCAAGATAGCTTCTTCAACTTCCACTTCTCCTGGTCTGGGCAGGCGTGGACAGTGCACTTAATGGATAACCAGTATGGCGTACCAACGGTCTCCAACATAATAACTGCGCCATTCGGCAGTATCCTTAATGATAGCGCATGGGAGAACATAATCATAATGCCTTGGATAACTAGAATGAGCGCAACACCACCACATACAGCTGGCATCTATGGGTTAACCATTGTTAAACACCCATTAACTGAAGCCACAAGGCCAGCCATATACGCTGGTGACGCATACTCTGTTTTTGACAACATGTACTCCATGTACGAGCCTGGAAGGGCTACTAAGGGTTACGCCACAATACCCCCTGGTCAGGTTAAGGTTACTGTGAAACATGGGTTAAGGTTAAAGCCAACCTACGTACTGTTAACTCCTCAGGCAACCAATGGGAACATACCTAAGGTGGCTGTTGATAACGTTGATAGTGAATCCTTCGATATAGTAATCAATGAACCACAGCAGGGTGAAGTTACGGTATATTACTACGCCGGCACATTCCCACCAATGCCCTCCTCATAATGAAGGACAATTAATTCAAGGCAATAAATCATTTATTAATTTTAGATAGCTTTAGGAGCTAGATTCCTCAGAATTAACCTCAATAACCGGTAGGTTCACCACCGTGGTGTTTTCGGCTGTGGGGTTAACAACGTACGTTACCTTAATGTTAACGTTGTAGGTTCCTGGGGTGAGGTATACCTTGTAGTCATCGTTGTTTAGACTCAGGGTGAAGCTGTGGCTACCTACAGTAACCGTTACGTTGAATACCGAGAACTCGTGGCTCAATAGGTCCTCATGAGCCAGACTGAACTCGTATGTCCCCTCAACGTTAACCTTCATTAGGCCTGAAGCTGAAGTGGAGCCGGATTCACCAACCGTTAAGTTACCTAAATTAAGGTATATTGGCTGTATGCTGAAGTATTCGCCGCCTGATGGGTTAACTATACTGAAGCTTACGTAGGTTAAAGTGTGATCTATGGCTAAGACTACTGAAACCGCCAAAGCCACGGA harbors:
- a CDS encoding glycosyl hydrolase family 28-related protein, with amino-acid sequence MVNSTNPERRRIMASLVLGGGALFLGAMGGYTGNRALTQVNELESHLTHVESIAQNSASYIIYQDSYGRVYARNGNNGNVDYEGLDASDVIQSAVNAVANENTQGVIYVKAGQYSLSRPVTLSSGVSIVGVYPVRSNVYPAPPDWPNSVIYGGTVFTGDGTFDALVGDNLIGVNLINLGFRNFRNAINVGSPNALGIAFSVIRNIFLDYPTEAGLRITNFEHLLVNNIQGILNPSSKLMYLINNNGNWDGGNSVFTEVYAVGNPLYTEGVIHLEAVENALGFMVFIRPQVNMLNAEGKGIGILLENKTSRSDGLSKVSMYGIDVEGPVEEALRLVGVQDSFFNFHFSWSGQAWTVHLMDNQYGVPTVSNIITAPFGSILNDSAWENIIIMPWITRMSATPPHTAGIYGLTIVKHPLTEATRPAIYAGDAYSVFDNMYSMYEPGRATKGYATIPPGQVKVTVKHGLRLKPTYVLLTPQATNGNIPKVAVDNVDSESFDIVINEPQQGEVTVYYYAGTFPPMPSS